The genomic DNA TGGAGGAACTCATATATCTGGTTTTAAAACTGGACTTTTAAAATCTTTAAATGAATACGGAAGAGATCAAGCGATTTTAAAAGATAAAAAATTAGAAGCAAATGATGTTAAAGAAGGATTAATAGCTGTTGTTACTGTAAAAATCCCTGAAAATCTAATCCAATATGAAGGTCAAACAAAAGGAAAATTAGGAACTAGTGAAGCAAGAGGGGCTTGTGAAAAAATCACTGAAGAAATATTTGGTTTTTGATTACAAGAAAATAAAGCAATTGCTATATCTATAATAGAAAAAGCCTTGATTGCTAAAAAAGCTAGAGACGAAGCAAGAAAAGCAAGGCAAGCAATAAGAGATCAAAAAACAAAAACCAGAGGAAAAACTATGCTTGGTAAATTAACACCAGCACAAGGAAAAGATAAATCTCTAAATGAATTATTTTTAGTCGAAGGAGATTCAGCTGGTGGAAGTGCAAAATCTGGAAGAGATAGAAAGTTTCAAGCGATATTACCACTTAGAGGTAAGGTTATAAACGCTGAAAAAACAAAAATACTAGATTTATTAAAAAACGAAGAAATTACAACAATCATTAACGCAATTGGTGCAGGTATGGGAAGTGATTTTGATATCAATGATATTAATTATGGAAAAATCATTATAATGACAGATGCAGATACAGATGGTGCTCATATTCAAACTTTATTATTGACTTTCTTTTATCGATATATGAAAGAATTGATAATAAATAAAAATGTATATATTGCAATGCCTCCACTTTTTAAAGTTACACAAGGTAATAAAAAGGACTTTTTATATTTATGAACAGAAGACGAACTTGCTGCATATATGAAAAAAGCTAAGCAAAAAGTTGAGATACAAAGATATAAAGGACTTGGAGAAATGAATGCGGTTCAGTTGTGAGAAACTACAATGGACCCAGAACAAAGAAAATTAATTCAAGTCTCAATTGAAGATGCTTTAAGTGCAGAAAACACTTTTAGAACTCTAATGGGTGATAATGCTGAAAAACGAAAAGAGTGAATAGAAGAAAATGTTAAATTCACTTTAGAAGATAATGCTGAATTTATTTAATCATTTTTAAAAATTTAATAGGAGTTCACTAAATATGGAAAATTTAAGCTTCCAAAGTAAAATCAATTTGATTATTTCAAAAATTGAAGAATATAATAAAATTAATAAAGATATTAAACGTTTTAGTATATTTAATAGTTTTATTATTGATTACGAACTTGATGGAGCTTATTTATACTTTAATATGAGAAATATAGACGATGAAAATATGGAATTAATGACATCAGCTGGAAGTGAACAATCCTTACATGTAAATCTAAAAAAAGATATAGATTTTTTATGAATTATAAAAACTGTTAATCGTTTTATTGAAAATGCAAAAGATACAATGAAAAAAGCAAGAGAGTTATCAAAACCTCAAGCAGGAATTCTGATTTATGATGAGTTTACCGATTCGTATTATTTAAATCCTTCAACAGGACCTTTGTTATTAAAGTCTAAAGAAATTGCCAGAGAAATAGCTTCAACTAGATTAGATATATTTGCAATATTTATTCATTTAAGAACAACAGTTATTGGTAGAGATAGATCTATGGAACTTGTTGGGCTTGATGGAGAAATGATGCTAAAAAAAATTTTGAGTATAATTCAAGAATTAAAACAGTTTGAAATAAAATTAAAAAAAATTGAAGGTATTCCTAGATTTATTTGTGATATAAATGAAATTGATAGTAAAAATTATGAGTTTGAAGGATATTTAACAGATGATTTTGGAGATAATCAATTATACATAACAAAACAAAATGATTTAGTACAAAGAATTAATATAGATACTCAAGTTGGTTTTGAAGTTGTTTATTCAATGCTAAGAACTGCACAAGAGTTTTCTAAATTAATGATGGGTTTAGCAAGAACATTAGTTTCTAAAAATGATCCAAAGTTATATAAACAAGATACTTTATCAAAGTTATGAATTTTAACTTCAGAAGGCAAAAAAACTATGAAAAATTTAAAAATAATGGACTTTTTAAATGAAGATATTTCAGAAATTAATTTTGATATAAATCAATAGAAAGGTAAAAATAATGGCTCAAGAAAATAAAGAAAAAGGTATATTAAATTATTCATTAGAAGAATTAATGGGAGATAGATTTGGTAGATATGCCAAATATATCATTCAAGAAAGAGCTCTTCCTGATGTTAGAGATGGATTAAAACCAGTTCAAAGAAGAGTTTTATATGCAATGAATGATATTAATTTAACTTACGATAAACCATATAAAAAATCTGCACGTATTGTTGGAGATGTAATTGGTAAGTATCACCCTCATGGAGATACTTCTGTTTATGATGCTTTAGTTAGAATGAGTCAAATTTGAAAACTAAATATTCCATTAGTTGACATGCATGGTAATAACGGTTCTATTGATGGGGATAGTGCTGCTGCTATGCGTTATACTGAGGCTAGACTTTCTAAAATAAGTAGTTTATTATTAAAAGATTTGCAAAAAAATACTGTTTTATTTGCACCAAATTTTGATGATTCTGAAAAAGAACCAACAGTTTTACCTGGATATTTTCCAAATATTTTAGTAAATGGATCAACTGGAATTGCTGCAGGTTATGCTACAAATATGCCTCCACATAATTTAGGAGAGATTATTGATGCAGTTATTGCTACAATTAAAAATCCTGAAATAAAATTAAAAGATATATCAAAAATTGTAAAAGGTCCAGATTTTCCAACCGGAGCAATTGTTATGAGTCAAGAAGGAATTGATTCTGCATTTCAAACTGGAAAAGGAAGAATAATTGTTCAATCAAAAATGCATAGAGAAGAAAATAATATTATTATTGATGAAATTCCTTATGAGATAGTTAAACAAGATTTAGTAAGAAAAATTGGCGAAACAGTTGATGCAAATACTGCAATTGATGTTAAAGAAGTAAGAGATGAAACTGATAGAACTGGTTTAAGAATAGTAATCGAACTTGCAGAAAAAACTGACTATGATATTACTAGAAAATTTTTATTAAAAAATACTCCTCTACAAATTTCATATAACTACAATAATGTTGTTATTGTTGATAAACAACCAAAACAATTAGGGATAGTTCCTATAATAAAAGCTTATGTAAGTCATTACAAAGAAGTTTTCATTAAAAAAACTCAATTTGATTTAGATAAAGCAATTAAAAGACAAGAAATTATTGAAGGTTTAATAAAAGCTATTTCAATTTTAGATGAAGTTATAGCAATTATTAGAAATTCAAAAAATAGAACTGATGCAATTGAAAATTTAATCAAAGCATATGATTTTAGTGAAAATCAAGCAATTGCAATTGTAGATTTGAGATTATATCGTTTAACTTCTACTGATATTTTAAAATTAGAAGAAGAGAAAAAAGAGTTATTAGGATTGATTGAAAAATATAAATCAATAATTGGAAATAGTGATGTTTTAAATAATGAAATTATTAATGAATTAACAGAAACAAAAAAAGAATTTAATGTGCCAAGAAGAACTGAAATAGTTAAAGAAATTGAAAACATTGACTTTGAAATAAAAGAAACCATTGTGGAAAAAGATTATACAATTTGAATTTCTCAAGATGGATATATAAAAGCAATTGAAGATAGTCAAATGGGAAAAAATCCAATGGACACATTCAAACGTAAACCAAATGATATATGAATCTCATGTGTACCAGCTTCAAGTTTAGATTTCTTATTATTAGTTTCAAGTTCTGGAACTTATTATTCAATTCCTGTTTATAAAATTAAACCAAGCAAGTGAAAAGAAAATGGGATGCATTTAAATACTGTTGCGCAAATGACAGCTCAAAATGAAAGATTACTAGCTGCATTTGTAGTTAGAACATTTAAAAACGCAAAACAAGAAATATTACTTGCAACTAAATTGGGATTAATAAAAAGAACTCCAATTGAAGATTTAGAAACTAAAATGTTTTCAAAATCATTTAGAATTATGAAATTAGGACCAGGAGATGAATTAGTTTCTGCATCACTTGTTACTTCAAAAACAAAAACTGTTACAATGTTAACTCAATCAGGATTTGCAGTTAGATATGATATTGCAGAAATTCCAAGTGCAGGTCCTAATGCAAAAGGAGTTAAATCAACTGTTGTAAAAGGTGAAAATATTATTGCTGGAAAAGCATTTGATTCTGGAGATATTTTAATATTAACTAATAAAGGTAATATTAAAAAAATTAAACAAGATCTTGTACCAATAATGACAAGACCAAAACGTGGTGTAAGATTATATCCAATGAATAAGAAACGTGATGAATTCGCAACTTTCTTATACAATGTAAGCAATAAAGATATATTAAATATCTTAGATGTAAACGATGAATTAAAACAAATGAGTGTAAGTAGTTTTAAATATTTAGATTTAGAAAGTATACCAACAGATCTAGATATGAATGAAATTTTAACAACTACTTTAGAAAAATCATTTATTATAAAAAATGGAGATATACCTCCATCACCTAAAACTTCTGATGACAATGAAGATAATCAAAGTAAAATTATTAATGATGAAGCAGAAAAAAATATAGAAGAAGAAAATACAGAAGAATTAAAAGTCGATATAGATGATTTATTATAAATACTTTTGTATTTTTTTTATTTAATATAAAAATTTAATAAAAAAAACTATAATAATTTTAAGAGAGTAAAAAAAATGACAGAAATAAAAGGAAAAATAAAAAGTTTTATATTTAATAATGAAAGTTTTGGTATAGCTGTTTTTACATTAATGGATAACGATACAAGATCTATTGTTATCAAAGGTGAAATAACTTCTATGAGACTAAATGTTTTTTATTGTTTAAACGGGGAAACTGTTATTGATAGAAAAACTAATAAAACAGTTTTTGAAGTTAAAAGTTTAAAACAAATTAAAATTACTTCAAAAGAACTTGTAATAAAATATCTTTGCTCACCACTTTTTCCAACAGTAGGAAAAAAACTAGCTTCTAATATTTATGAACATTTTGGAGATGATACTTTTAATAAAATTTTATCTAATCCAGAAGAAATAAAAAATGTTAAAGATATAAAAGATTCTCAAGTGTTAATAATTTTAGAAACATTAAAAGAAAATTTTGAAGAAAATAAAGTCTTAGAAATTTTTGAAGAGCATAATTTAAAGTTAGAATTTTATACACGTGTTGAAAAGTTTTGCAAGAGTAAAGAAGAAATAAAAAACACTTTTGAAAATAATTTTTTTGAGTTTGCAGAAAATAATTTTTTAATTCCTTTTAAAGAAGTTGACAGAGTTGCTTTAGCATTTGGATTAGAAGAAAATTCATCAGAAAGAATTTCATGATGAGCAAAACATCTTGCAAATGAACTTTTAATGAAAACAGGAAATACTTATTTAGAGTTATCTATAATAAAAAAAGAATTACAAAAAGTTTTTTTTAATATAAATTACGAAATTTTTGATGAAAAATTAATTTATGCCAAAAAAAATAAACTATTAATTTTTGAAAATAAAAAAGTTTATACAAAAGAAAGTTATAATGATGAAGTTGTAATTTCTAAATCTTTACTAGAAATTGAAAACAAAATAAAAATTACTAAAAAAACTAATTTAGAAGATTATTTAAAAGAAGTAGAATCGTTTGTTGAAACTTCTTTAAACATAAAAAACTTTAAATATAATCAAGAGCAAAAATTGGCACTTGAAAACTTTTTAAATAATAATGTAAGTATAGTTACAGGGGGACCAGGTACTGGAAAAACAACTGTAATAATTGGACTTGTTAAATTATATGAGTTAGTTTACAAAAAAAATGATTTTGCAATTGTTGCTCCAACCGGTAGAGCTGCAAGTAGAATAAATGAAGTTTCAAATTATGAAGCAACTACTATTCATAGGTTATTAAAATATACAGGTAACAATACTTTTGAATATAATGATTTAAACAAACTTGATAGAGGTATGTTAATAATAGATGAATCATCAATGATTGATAATCATCTATTTGCATCAATTTTTTTAGGATTAGAAAATTTAAATAAAATTGTTTTAGTTGGTGATATAGATCAATTACCAAGTGTAAGTTATGGGAATGCTTTTGAAGATATTATAAAAAGTAATTGTTTTTCTTTAACAAAATTAATTACAAACAATAGACAAATTATAACGGGGGAAAGAAATTCAATAATTGATTTAGCAAATTGTATAAAAAATAATAATATAGAGCTTTTTGATTTTGATAATACAAATAATATAGATTTCATTTTTGAAAATGATGCTAATTATGCATTGGAAAAAATTAAAGATACTTATCTTAATAATAGACCAATTGATTTTGAAGAAGAAATTTTAAATTTACAAATAGTTGCACCAATGTATAAAAATAATTTAGGAATAGATAGAATTAATAATTTTATCCAAAGCATTGTTAATGTGAATAAAAAAAATATTTATAAAAGAGGAGAAGTTGAATATAAAGCTAATGATAAAATTATGTATACAGAAAATGATTCTTATTTAAAAGTTTTTAATGGTGATGTAGGATATATTCAAGAAATAATTTTAGAAAATAAAAAATTTAAAATTGCAAAAACTTATTTCAATAAAGAGTTAAAAGAATTAAATAGTTCACAATTTGGAAAAGTAAAACTTAATTATGCTTGTAGTATTCATAAGACACAAGGAAGTGAATATGATAAAGTTATTTTAGTTTTAGATAATACAAACCAATACTCATCTTTTTTAATTAACAAAAAAATGATATACACTGCAATAACTAGAGCAAAAAAACATTTATTTATAATTGGAGATAAAAAATTATTTATTAATTCATGTAAAAAAGAAATGAAAGAAAGATTAACAACTTTAAAAGATAGAATTGTTCAATTAATTGATTAAAAAAAGTTATAATATATAAGCATAGGAGAAATTTATGAAGAACAAAATATTTACAAGTTTATTTATAAGTACGGCTGCTTTTTTTCTAATTTTGTTGATAGTTTCTTTGGTTATACTTCCTAGTTTTAATGTTAATAATGAATTAAATAGAATATCAGCGGTTGATTCAAGTGATCAAGGATTAAAAGATTATTTGAATGGTGTAAGACCACAAATAAAAAATAAACTTGATTTAGCATATATGATTATGGGTTTAGAAGGATTGGCGACAATGTTAAAAATTCATTCATTTGGTGCTGTTACTTTTACTATTTTGGTTGCTTTCTTTTTACCTTTAGTTGGTACAATGTTAGGAATGAGTTTTTTAGTTTTTATTTTTTTGTTTGTAATTTCAAGAATAAAAAGAGAATATAAATTCAATACAATTAGATTGGTAGGGAAAATTGGTTTATTAGTAAGTTCTATATTATTTTTAATTATGGGAATATGTGGAATAGTTTTGTTTTCAGATATTGAAACCTTTTTAAATAAAAATAACGGTGAAGTATCAAATTATTTAAATAAAATTAATAATAACGATTCTCATAACGCTTTTGCTTTTATTACTGCATATAAATATTTTACAAATGGTAAATTACAAACTCTTATAAATAATGGTTTAAGTCAAACTGGATTATATTTTGGAGATTTACCTATTAATAATATTGAATTTAAAGCAGCAATTAGTATAGGTACTATAATGATGCCTTTGTTTGGAATATTTACAATATTTTTTGCATCAATTTGAATCGCAACATTTATTTCAAATAGAAACAATCAAAATTCCAAATTTTCATATTGATTAAAAAACGTTAGAATTGATTCTAAAAAAGAATTTAGAAGAAGTTTGTTAACTAATGTTTGATTTTGAATATCTTTAATAACTTTTACAATAACAATTATTTTTCCAGGATTTATACACCCATATAAAACATTAGCCCAAACTTTATTAACTGTTATAAATGCTATTTTGTTGCCGATTTGTTTTATACCTATAATTTATGCATGATTTAAAATAATTAAAATTAAAAGATTTAATTATAATAAAATGATGTTTAATCAAATTTTAATATTTTGTATCCTAGTTATGCTAAATCAAATTTTAATTTGAGTTTTATTTAGAGAAGAAATGGGAATGCCTGTTTGAATAGGTATTACATGACCATTTGTAGCTATAATTTTATCAATTGTTTGTCTATTTGGTTTTGTACATCAAAAACATTAAAATAAAATTTCATTTATTAAGTAAAAAAATATAAAGTAAGTTTTAAAAATAATTATTAAAATTTAAACACAAATTTTAATAATTATTTTATTTATTTAGATTAATTAGAATAAAATTAAATAAAAGGGGTATAAAAATGATAATAAAAAATGCATCGATTATTTTAGAAGATAAAACTATCAAAAAAGGATGATTAGAAATTGAAAATAAAAAAATTTTATCCATAAACGAAGGAGAAACTAACTTAGAAGGAATAGATTTAAAAGGCAGTTTTTTACTACCTGGATTTATAGATTGTCATGTTCATGGTGGTTATGGAGTTGATTTTGAATCAGGAACAATTGAAGCATATCATAAGTTTGCAAATCTTGTAACAAAAGAAGGTATAACAACTTATGTTCAAGGAAGTGTTACAAATTCAAAGGAAAATAATATTAAATATATGAGTGCTTTTAAAAAGTTTATGAAAAATCAAGATTTAAAAAGTGCAAAATGTTTAGGAATTCATTTAGAAGGTCCTTTTATTTCGCCTGCAAAAAAAGGAGCACATGAATTAGCTTTATTAGAGCCACCAAATATAAAGACTTTAAAAGAATTAATTGAATTAAGTGATGATAATATTAGAATTATTACATACGCTCCAGATCTACAAGATGGTGGATTTACAAGATATTTAATAGAACATAATATTTTACCTTCTGCAGGTCATACAAATACAAGTGTACAAGATTTTTTAAAAGATTATAAGCTTGGAGTAAGACATCTAACTCATTTGTTTAATGGTATGAGTGGAGTAAGTCAACAAGAACCTGGACTAACTACCGCTGGTTTATATTTTGATGATATTTTGTGTGAAGTTATAACAGATTCAATACATATACAACCAGATACTTTGAGATTAATTTATAAAATCAAAGGACCAAAAGGAATGTGTATTATAACTGATGCAATGAACGCTAAAGGTTTACCGGATGGAGAATATAAACTAGGAAACCTTCCGGTTATAAAAGAAGGTATGAAAGTTTTTTTAAAAGAAAATAAAGCACTTGCAGGAGCTGGTGCTACATATGATCATAATGTAAGAGTAATGTTAAAAGAAATTCCTAATTTATCTTTAAACAATTTAATTTATATGACTTCAATAAATATAGCTAAACAATTAAATATTTTTGATAAAACTGGAAATATTGAAGTTGGAAAATTTGCAGATTTAACAGTTTTAAATAATGAATATCAAGTTGAAAAAACATTTGTAAATGGAGAATTAGTTTATGAAAAATAATATAAATCCAAAATCATATACATTAACAAAATATTTACTTACAATTTCAATGTTATCTTTTTATTTACTTTGTTTTTTAATGGTAGTTGTTTCAATCAAAACAAAACAAGCTAATTTAGGAGAATGATGAACAAATAATTATTTAAAAGTAGGATTTATTTTACAAGTAATGGGAATGCTTTTTGGGATTATTTATTTTTTAATTAGATATCGACTACACAAAAGATCTGAGTATAAATACAATAAAAAAGAATCTTATTTTGTAATAACTTATCTATGTAGTTTTATTTTATTAATTGTATTTTGTTTTTTATTATTATTGGTTATGAAATATGCAATAGTTTCTTATTTTGTTTTAACTTTTATTTTTATTATTTTTGTATTCATATTAGGAATAACTATTTCAGTTTTAGAAACTATTTCAAGATTAAAAGAACAAGCCTTAGTTAATAAAGTTTGATTTGAAAATAATAAAGGTAAAAAAACTCAACACGAAATTAAAGAAGAAAAAAAAGCACAAGAATTACTAGAAAAAAACGACAATCCTTTTATGGAGGAAAAAAATGATTAAACTAGGAACCATAGGAACAAGTGAAATAGTAAAAAAATTTGTTAATAGTGCTAAAAAAAATAGTAATCTTAAAGTTTTGTGTTGTTATTCAAGAAATAAAGAAAAAGCAAAAAATTTTATTATTGAAAATGATTTAGCTGCAAAAGCAGTAGATTCTTTTGAAGTTTTAGTTGATGAAGTTGATGCAATTTATATTGCAAGTCCTAATGGTTTGCATTATGAACATGCAAAGTATTTTTTAACTCAACAAAAGCATGTACTTTTAGAAAAACCTTTGACACTTAATTATGATCAAGCTTGTGAATTAGCACAAATTGCAGAAATGAATAATGTTTTTTTAATGGAAGCATATCGAACTGCTCATTTGCCTCAATTTAAAAAGCTGTTAGATAGTTGTCAAAATTATCAACCATTTTTAGCAAATTTTAGTATGACTCAATATTCTTCAAGAATGGAAAAAGTAAAACATGGAATTTATGATTCTGTATTTGATGAAAATTTAGGAAAAGGATCAACTTATGATATGTTAATATATCCTGTTGAATTAGCAATTGCTTTGTTTGGTCCTGTAAAAGAAGTAAAATCAATGGGATTAAAATTACCCAATGGTAGCGGCTTAAATGATATAGTTCTTATGAAACATACTAATAACGTTTTAGTGAATATAACTTGTTCTAAAGCTTC from Spiroplasma tabanidicola includes the following:
- the parE gene encoding DNA topoisomerase IV subunit B, yielding MAADSKNDLNYNEESIQVLEGLEAVRKRPGMYIGSTDVRGLHHLVWEIVDNSIDEALAGFCNEINVIIEKDGSITVKDNGRGVPIGMYKGTNQSTPEIIFSVLHAGGKFGGDGYKTSGGLHGVGSSVVNALSSKFKVTIYRDGLISKISFSKGGHLVTPLKTIGNSKVTGTVVNFLPDETMFSTTKFSFSTISERLKESALLNSGLKITLKDERSDKYVEYKYDNGLIEFVNELKGNEKAICNPILIKGQDSQIDVEIALTYTDDFSENVMGFANNVKTSDGGTHISGFKTGLLKSLNEYGRDQAILKDKKLEANDVKEGLIAVVTVKIPENLIQYEGQTKGKLGTSEARGACEKITEEIFGFWLQENKAIAISIIEKALIAKKARDEARKARQAIRDQKTKTRGKTMLGKLTPAQGKDKSLNELFLVEGDSAGGSAKSGRDRKFQAILPLRGKVINAEKTKILDLLKNEEITTIINAIGAGMGSDFDINDINYGKIIIMTDADTDGAHIQTLLLTFFYRYMKELIINKNVYIAMPPLFKVTQGNKKDFLYLWTEDELAAYMKKAKQKVEIQRYKGLGEMNAVQLWETTMDPEQRKLIQVSIEDALSAENTFRTLMGDNAEKRKEWIEENVKFTLEDNAEFI
- the parC gene encoding DNA topoisomerase IV subunit A, producing MAQENKEKGILNYSLEELMGDRFGRYAKYIIQERALPDVRDGLKPVQRRVLYAMNDINLTYDKPYKKSARIVGDVIGKYHPHGDTSVYDALVRMSQIWKLNIPLVDMHGNNGSIDGDSAAAMRYTEARLSKISSLLLKDLQKNTVLFAPNFDDSEKEPTVLPGYFPNILVNGSTGIAAGYATNMPPHNLGEIIDAVIATIKNPEIKLKDISKIVKGPDFPTGAIVMSQEGIDSAFQTGKGRIIVQSKMHREENNIIIDEIPYEIVKQDLVRKIGETVDANTAIDVKEVRDETDRTGLRIVIELAEKTDYDITRKFLLKNTPLQISYNYNNVVIVDKQPKQLGIVPIIKAYVSHYKEVFIKKTQFDLDKAIKRQEIIEGLIKAISILDEVIAIIRNSKNRTDAIENLIKAYDFSENQAIAIVDLRLYRLTSTDILKLEEEKKELLGLIEKYKSIIGNSDVLNNEIINELTETKKEFNVPRRTEIVKEIENIDFEIKETIVEKDYTIWISQDGYIKAIEDSQMGKNPMDTFKRKPNDIWISCVPASSLDFLLLVSSSGTYYSIPVYKIKPSKWKENGMHLNTVAQMTAQNERLLAAFVVRTFKNAKQEILLATKLGLIKRTPIEDLETKMFSKSFRIMKLGPGDELVSASLVTSKTKTVTMLTQSGFAVRYDIAEIPSAGPNAKGVKSTVVKGENIIAGKAFDSGDILILTNKGNIKKIKQDLVPIMTRPKRGVRLYPMNKKRDEFATFLYNVSNKDILNILDVNDELKQMSVSSFKYLDLESIPTDLDMNEILTTTLEKSFIIKNGDIPPSPKTSDDNEDNQSKIINDEAEKNIEEENTEELKVDIDDLL
- the recD2 gene encoding SF1B family DNA helicase RecD2, producing MTEIKGKIKSFIFNNESFGIAVFTLMDNDTRSIVIKGEITSMRLNVFYCLNGETVIDRKTNKTVFEVKSLKQIKITSKELVIKYLCSPLFPTVGKKLASNIYEHFGDDTFNKILSNPEEIKNVKDIKDSQVLIILETLKENFEENKVLEIFEEHNLKLEFYTRVEKFCKSKEEIKNTFENNFFEFAENNFLIPFKEVDRVALAFGLEENSSERISWWAKHLANELLMKTGNTYLELSIIKKELQKVFFNINYEIFDEKLIYAKKNKLLIFENKKVYTKESYNDEVVISKSLLEIENKIKITKKTNLEDYLKEVESFVETSLNIKNFKYNQEQKLALENFLNNNVSIVTGGPGTGKTTVIIGLVKLYELVYKKNDFAIVAPTGRAASRINEVSNYEATTIHRLLKYTGNNTFEYNDLNKLDRGMLIIDESSMIDNHLFASIFLGLENLNKIVLVGDIDQLPSVSYGNAFEDIIKSNCFSLTKLITNNRQIITGERNSIIDLANCIKNNNIELFDFDNTNNIDFIFENDANYALEKIKDTYLNNRPIDFEEEILNLQIVAPMYKNNLGIDRINNFIQSIVNVNKKNIYKRGEVEYKANDKIMYTENDSYLKVFNGDVGYIQEIILENKKFKIAKTYFNKELKELNSSQFGKVKLNYACSIHKTQGSEYDKVILVLDNTNQYSSFLINKKMIYTAITRAKKHLFIIGDKKLFINSCKKEMKERLTTLKDRIVQLID
- the scm1 gene encoding motility-associated protein Scm1, which produces MKNKIFTSLFISTAAFFLILLIVSLVILPSFNVNNELNRISAVDSSDQGLKDYLNGVRPQIKNKLDLAYMIMGLEGLATMLKIHSFGAVTFTILVAFFLPLVGTMLGMSFLVFIFLFVISRIKREYKFNTIRLVGKIGLLVSSILFLIMGICGIVLFSDIETFLNKNNGEVSNYLNKINNNDSHNAFAFITAYKYFTNGKLQTLINNGLSQTGLYFGDLPINNIEFKAAISIGTIMMPLFGIFTIFFASIWIATFISNRNNQNSKFSYWLKNVRIDSKKEFRRSLLTNVWFWISLITFTITIIFPGFIHPYKTLAQTLLTVINAILLPICFIPIIYAWFKIIKIKRFNYNKMMFNQILIFCILVMLNQILIWVLFREEMGMPVWIGITWPFVAIILSIVCLFGFVHQKH
- the nagA gene encoding N-acetylglucosamine-6-phosphate deacetylase; the protein is MIIKNASIILEDKTIKKGWLEIENKKILSINEGETNLEGIDLKGSFLLPGFIDCHVHGGYGVDFESGTIEAYHKFANLVTKEGITTYVQGSVTNSKENNIKYMSAFKKFMKNQDLKSAKCLGIHLEGPFISPAKKGAHELALLEPPNIKTLKELIELSDDNIRIITYAPDLQDGGFTRYLIEHNILPSAGHTNTSVQDFLKDYKLGVRHLTHLFNGMSGVSQQEPGLTTAGLYFDDILCEVITDSIHIQPDTLRLIYKIKGPKGMCIITDAMNAKGLPDGEYKLGNLPVIKEGMKVFLKENKALAGAGATYDHNVRVMLKEIPNLSLNNLIYMTSINIAKQLNIFDKTGNIEVGKFADLTVLNNEYQVEKTFVNGELVYEK
- a CDS encoding Gfo/Idh/MocA family protein; protein product: MIKLGTIGTSEIVKKFVNSAKKNSNLKVLCCYSRNKEKAKNFIIENDLAAKAVDSFEVLVDEVDAIYIASPNGLHYEHAKYFLTQQKHVLLEKPLTLNYDQACELAQIAEMNNVFLMEAYRTAHLPQFKKLLDSCQNYQPFLANFSMTQYSSRMEKVKHGIYDSVFDENLGKGSTYDMLIYPVELAIALFGPVKEVKSMGLKLPNGSGLNDIVLMKHTNNVLVNITCSKASEGLNYNEILSDHITISFLDNSHLKEISIKKRVNDTREMLYEQKEPMDYFEYEIKVFVKMILENDISLRNYLLDVSCEAIKVLNQVEKNRDKLGEIQHET